From the Nodularia sp. NIES-3585 genome, one window contains:
- a CDS encoding SDR family oxidoreductase — translation MPAEILQPPQEQKPPGKESEMKPKPQADDPQYRGSGKLQDKVALITGGDSGIGRAVAIAFAKEGADVAIVYLKEHDDAKETKHLVENLGRRVVAITGDITDETFCQQAVEQTVDQFGKLDILINNAAEQHPKENIEEISKEQLERTFSTNIFSMFYLTKAAMKHLRAGSSIINSTSVTAYKGNPLLLDYSSTKGAIVAFTRSLSQNLVSKGIRVNAVAPGPIWTPLIPSTFPADQVATFGKQVPMGRAGQPEEVAPSYVFLASDDASYMSGQVLHPNGGSIVNG, via the coding sequence ATGCCAGCAGAAATCTTACAACCACCACAGGAACAAAAACCACCCGGTAAAGAATCAGAAATGAAGCCAAAACCTCAAGCTGATGATCCCCAATATCGAGGCAGTGGCAAGTTACAGGATAAAGTAGCATTAATCACCGGGGGAGATAGTGGTATTGGTCGGGCTGTAGCGATCGCCTTTGCCAAAGAAGGTGCAGATGTGGCGATCGTTTACTTGAAGGAACATGATGATGCGAAAGAAACCAAACATTTGGTAGAAAATCTTGGGCGGCGTGTGGTGGCGATCACCGGCGATATTACCGATGAAACCTTTTGTCAGCAAGCTGTAGAACAAACTGTTGATCAATTTGGTAAACTTGATATTTTGATTAATAACGCTGCGGAACAACATCCGAAAGAAAACATTGAGGAAATTAGCAAAGAGCAGTTAGAGCGCACTTTCAGCACTAATATTTTCTCCATGTTTTACTTGACTAAAGCAGCGATGAAACATTTGAGAGCAGGTAGTTCCATAATTAATAGTACATCTGTTACCGCTTATAAAGGTAATCCCTTACTACTCGATTACTCTTCTACAAAAGGTGCAATTGTCGCCTTTACTCGTTCCTTATCACAAAATTTAGTCTCTAAAGGCATTCGAGTTAATGCTGTAGCACCTGGTCCTATTTGGACACCTTTAATTCCTTCCACTTTTCCCGCAGACCAAGTTGCAACTTTTGGCAAACAAGTACCAATGGGACGAGCCGGACAACCTGAAGAAGTTGCACCGAGTTATGTGTTTTTAGCTTCCGATGATGCGTCTTATATGTCTGGTCAAGTATTACATCCCAATGGTGGCTCAATAGTCAACGGCTAA
- a CDS encoding TerB family tellurite resistance protein: MSDIRKLASSWTFNWFFGFNQIPTDEDCSIYMKSVLCCAKADGVISPEERDWAVGFCASWGVADWVIEELKTYEADEDLEEVIARSPQVSMAQRDLLLTAIRVCAADGEFHEDEKTKIKQMASIIGVKEEIVEQLEQLQKEEFALRQKRINLLYPENSPY, encoded by the coding sequence ATGTCTGACATCAGAAAACTTGCTTCATCGTGGACATTTAATTGGTTTTTTGGTTTTAACCAAATTCCTACAGACGAAGATTGTAGCATTTATATGAAATCCGTTTTATGTTGCGCTAAAGCAGATGGAGTTATCTCACCAGAAGAAAGGGATTGGGCGGTGGGATTCTGTGCATCTTGGGGAGTAGCAGACTGGGTGATTGAAGAGCTAAAAACATATGAAGCAGATGAAGATTTAGAAGAAGTCATTGCTCGCTCTCCTCAGGTATCTATGGCACAAAGAGATTTACTTCTCACGGCAATTAGGGTTTGTGCTGCTGATGGAGAATTTCATGAAGATGAAAAGACCAAAATTAAGCAAATGGCTTCTATTATAGGGGTGAAAGAAGAAATAGTAGAGCAATTAGAGCAACTACAAAAAGAAGAATTTGCACTACGGCAAAAGCGTATTAACCTCTTATATCCCGAAAATAGCCCCTATTAA
- a CDS encoding TIGR04283 family arsenosugar biosynthesis glycosyltransferase yields the protein MHNTISIIIPTFNEAANIENAIACTQPSTNVELIVVDGGSQDNTVSIAQSLGVKVISSPPGRAAQMNCGAIAASGDILLFLHADTRLPAGFDNMVRNALQQPKTVAGAFSLQIDADHWTLRWVEKGVNWRSRVYHMPYGDQAIFLTTEIFQKIGNFPNLPIMEDFELIRRLKRTGKISIIPVPVITSARRWLKKGVFHTTLLNQIVIIAYFLGVSPERIRSWYRQEKFKKF from the coding sequence GTGCATAACACAATTTCGATTATTATCCCCACCTTCAACGAAGCCGCAAATATTGAGAATGCGATCGCCTGTACTCAACCCAGTACAAATGTAGAATTAATTGTGGTAGATGGTGGCTCACAAGATAACACCGTCAGCATAGCTCAGTCTTTAGGTGTAAAAGTTATCTCATCTCCCCCTGGTCGTGCGGCTCAAATGAATTGCGGAGCTATAGCTGCAAGTGGCGACATCCTGCTGTTTCTTCATGCAGATACCCGCTTACCTGCTGGCTTTGATAACATGGTTCGTAACGCTCTCCAACAGCCGAAAACAGTAGCTGGTGCCTTCTCCTTGCAGATTGATGCCGACCATTGGACATTGCGATGGGTAGAAAAAGGAGTAAACTGGCGATCGCGTGTTTATCATATGCCCTACGGTGACCAAGCAATATTTTTAACAACAGAAATATTCCAAAAAATTGGCAACTTTCCCAATTTGCCCATCATGGAAGACTTTGAACTCATCCGGCGGTTAAAACGTACTGGCAAAATTTCCATCATTCCTGTACCAGTTATCACCTCAGCCCGTAGATGGCTAAAAAAAGGCGTATTTCACACTACCCTACTTAATCAAATAGTCATTATTGCTTACTTTCTCGGTGTTTCACCTGAACGCATTCGCAGCTGGTATCGTCAGGAAAAATTTAAGAAATTTTAA
- a CDS encoding Uma2 family endonuclease has protein sequence MYQTDPPLSPQEVLPTMYDLMSEDPKEPGLPDHFHLLQPRLLDESFNSPSYPSDKIFTASDMNLYYAPHHPTWYKRPDWFVAVDVSPLYKNGDLRLSYVVWQEGISPFIIVELLSPGTEKEDLGQTLRDVAKPPTKWEVYEKILRIPYYAIFDRYKYEFKMFKLDGGRYAEVILSDSRFWIPEIELGLGVWEGNYHNIQQPWLRWYDSTGNWVLTLTEAERERTTQERRQKERLIEQLRALGVEPDLD, from the coding sequence ATGTATCAAACTGATCCGCCCCTTTCTCCCCAAGAAGTTTTACCCACAATGTATGATCTCATGAGTGAAGATCCAAAGGAACCTGGTTTGCCTGATCATTTTCATTTATTACAACCACGCCTGTTAGACGAAAGTTTTAACTCGCCTAGTTATCCTAGCGACAAGATATTTACTGCTAGTGATATGAATCTTTATTATGCCCCCCATCATCCAACATGGTATAAAAGACCAGATTGGTTTGTGGCTGTGGATGTTTCGCCGCTTTATAAAAATGGTGATTTACGTCTGAGTTATGTGGTTTGGCAAGAGGGAATTAGTCCGTTTATTATTGTGGAATTACTCTCACCTGGAACGGAGAAGGAAGATTTAGGGCAGACTTTGCGAGATGTGGCAAAACCGCCGACAAAATGGGAAGTATATGAAAAGATTTTAAGGATTCCTTATTATGCTATTTTTGACCGTTATAAATATGAATTTAAAATGTTTAAATTAGATGGCGGTCGTTATGCGGAAGTTATTTTATCTGATTCCCGTTTTTGGATTCCTGAAATAGAGTTAGGTTTGGGTGTTTGGGAAGGAAATTATCATAATATTCAGCAGCCTTGGTTACGTTGGTATGATAGTACAGGTAATTGGGTTTTGACTCTGACGGAAGCGGAAAGGGAACGTACAACACAGGAAAGGCGGCAAAAAGAACGGTTGATTGAACAATTGCGGGCTTTGGGTGTAGAACCTGATTTAGATTAA
- a CDS encoding TVP38/TMEM64 family protein: MVQKPKPQSNRKLKLLIISVLVAILIIAAQYFPVPVILQNSILWVQSLGVLGPIAYIFIYNLATILFIPGSLLTLKGGCLFGLFWGSLYVLIAAIIGAIFAFIIGRYLSRDWVSHQINKYPKFKAIDLAVAKEGWKIVLLTRLCPIFPFNLLNYAFGVTQVSLKDYILGSFGIIPGTVMYVYMGSLAGDLAMLNAANQPTNPQAQIWQWVMQIIGLIATIAITIYMTKIAQKALRESMLTAEITKKE; this comes from the coding sequence ATGGTTCAAAAGCCCAAGCCCCAATCAAATCGCAAACTCAAATTATTAATAATTAGTGTTTTAGTTGCTATCCTGATTATTGCTGCCCAATACTTCCCAGTTCCAGTCATTTTACAGAATTCAATTTTATGGGTGCAAAGTCTCGGTGTATTAGGCCCCATTGCTTATATTTTCATTTATAACTTAGCAACAATACTATTTATTCCCGGTTCTCTCTTAACTCTCAAAGGTGGTTGCTTGTTTGGCTTATTTTGGGGTTCTTTATATGTGTTAATTGCCGCAATTATCGGAGCTATTTTCGCTTTTATCATCGGACGCTATTTATCCCGTGATTGGGTTTCGCACCAGATTAATAAATATCCGAAATTTAAAGCCATAGATTTAGCAGTAGCCAAAGAGGGATGGAAAATAGTCTTACTGACGCGTTTATGTCCCATCTTTCCATTCAACTTATTAAATTATGCCTTTGGAGTCACACAAGTTTCTCTCAAAGATTATATATTAGGCTCTTTTGGCATTATTCCTGGTACAGTTATGTACGTTTATATGGGTTCCTTAGCAGGTGATTTAGCAATGCTGAACGCAGCTAATCAGCCAACTAATCCACAAGCGCAAATCTGGCAATGGGTAATGCAGATAATTGGGTTAATTGCCACTATTGCGATAACTATATATATGACAAAAATTGCTCAAAAAGCTCTCAGAGAAAGTATGTTAACAGCAGAAATCACCAAAAAAGAATGA
- a CDS encoding PRC-barrel domain-containing protein, with the protein MTSEQIIRRSDILNTQVITRDNGKRLGVVNQLWVDIDQREVVALGLRDSLISISSLPRYMYLNTVNQIGDVILVDNEDAIEDIEIETLSNLINWEVITETGEVLGRVRGFKFNGETGKIQSIAIASLGLPQIPDQFLSTYEFSVDEIVSTGPSRLIVFEGAEERVNQLTVGVLERLGIGKAPWEREAEEEYGYTPRTVSPANQLPSGVPLQPPRTRVRAPEPVVEEEWTEDYVEEEIPQRQVMRARQYEPIQYEEDEEDNWSEATGRDRYQEPPARYEPQPQPYSKTYADDYDDYDDLESDAWEDAPKPVNIPKKIKERQPEYEEEGGY; encoded by the coding sequence ATGACCTCTGAACAGATAATTAGGCGTTCCGACATATTAAACACCCAGGTGATTACTCGCGACAACGGCAAACGGCTCGGTGTCGTCAATCAGCTTTGGGTGGATATTGATCAAAGAGAGGTTGTGGCACTTGGCTTACGAGACAGCCTGATCTCTATTTCGAGTTTGCCACGATATATGTACCTCAACACCGTCAACCAAATCGGTGATGTAATTCTAGTTGACAACGAAGATGCCATAGAAGACATCGAAATTGAAACCTTAAGTAACCTGATTAACTGGGAAGTAATTACAGAAACAGGCGAAGTCTTAGGCAGAGTGCGGGGTTTCAAATTTAATGGCGAAACTGGTAAAATTCAGTCCATAGCGATCGCTTCGTTAGGATTACCCCAAATTCCCGACCAATTTCTCAGCACCTACGAATTTTCAGTAGATGAAATCGTCAGCACTGGCCCCAGCAGGTTGATTGTCTTTGAAGGAGCCGAAGAACGAGTTAATCAGTTAACAGTCGGTGTACTCGAACGCTTAGGCATAGGTAAAGCACCATGGGAGAGAGAAGCCGAAGAAGAATACGGCTATACTCCGCGCACAGTATCACCAGCGAATCAGCTACCCAGTGGAGTCCCATTACAACCACCCAGAACCAGAGTTCGCGCTCCCGAACCCGTAGTTGAAGAAGAATGGACAGAAGACTATGTGGAAGAAGAAATCCCACAGCGTCAAGTCATGCGGGCGCGACAGTACGAACCCATTCAATACGAAGAAGACGAAGAAGACAACTGGAGTGAAGCCACAGGTAGGGATAGATATCAAGAACCACCAGCCAGATACGAACCCCAACCCCAGCCTTACAGCAAAACTTACGCCGACGACTACGACGATTACGACGATTTAGAAAGCGACGCTTGGGAAGATGCACCAAAGCCAGTCAACATTCCCAAGAAAATCAAAGAAAGACAACCAGAATACGAAGAAGAAGGCGGATATTAG
- a CDS encoding tetratricopeptide repeat protein has translation MSNEGKFSRMDWKTILKAQQTDFIARLESGDLLHCDKEGKHSELTVISGERLKQLRDFCWEMAEKYRRTASNPIRDVFVNNMKGKLGEEVVKTRLGEFVTEVDYEKRIGGDGKVDFTLTSDSSVGIQVKARHGNLDQIQWSISREEIQKNAVLVCILIQEEVSEAQPEYNLILAGFLPTDMITVAGGKASGRIDELLYAGGLRGYLDDLISSKVDEYIKLAEECFNKEDYEAEIAHYNQALEINPKNAGVYNNRGNARSELGDNKGAIDDYTEAINIDLNYADAYYNRGLSHSILKSRICANKDFKTAANLYKKSGDETSYQDAMKEIRKIIL, from the coding sequence TTGTCAAATGAAGGCAAATTTTCACGAATGGACTGGAAAACAATACTTAAAGCCCAACAGACTGATTTTATCGCCAGACTTGAATCTGGTGATTTACTACATTGTGACAAAGAAGGAAAGCATAGTGAGTTAACTGTCATCTCCGGTGAGAGGTTAAAGCAATTACGGGATTTTTGCTGGGAGATGGCTGAAAAATATAGACGAACTGCTTCAAATCCTATTCGTGATGTCTTCGTCAACAACATGAAGGGAAAGCTGGGTGAGGAAGTTGTAAAAACACGTTTAGGTGAATTTGTAACTGAGGTTGACTATGAAAAACGCATTGGTGGAGATGGAAAAGTTGATTTTACCTTAACTTCTGACTCATCTGTTGGTATTCAGGTTAAAGCTCGTCATGGCAATTTAGATCAAATTCAATGGTCAATTAGCCGAGAAGAAATTCAAAAAAATGCCGTTCTGGTTTGTATTTTAATTCAAGAGGAAGTGAGCGAAGCACAGCCTGAATATAATCTTATTTTAGCGGGTTTTTTACCAACTGATATGATTACTGTGGCTGGTGGTAAAGCTTCAGGAAGAATAGATGAATTGCTTTATGCTGGCGGTTTACGTGGGTATTTGGATGATTTGATATCTTCCAAAGTTGATGAATATATCAAGTTAGCTGAGGAATGCTTTAATAAAGAAGATTATGAAGCTGAGATCGCTCATTATAATCAAGCGTTAGAAATAAACCCAAAGAATGCTGGTGTTTACAATAACCGGGGGAATGCTCGCTCTGAATTAGGAGATAATAAAGGTGCAATTGATGATTATACTGAAGCTATTAACATTGACCTCAATTATGCTGATGCTTACTATAATCGGGGGCTTTCTCACTCTATCTTAAAATCTAGAATATGTGCAAATAAAGATTTTAAAACTGCCGCAAATTTATATAAAAAATCAGGAGATGAAACATCTTATCAAGATGCTATGAAAGAAATTAGAAAGATTATATTATAA
- the mgtE gene encoding magnesium transporter, which translates to MTETNNLNFTTQNVTRSELRDLVRNQLQILLESGNLQQAKSILQPVQPADIAEAIEGLPEAMHALVFRLLPKTEAIEVYEYLDYSVQEHLIEELKSQDVRDIVDKMSPDDRARLFDELPAKVVNRLLEQLSPAERQATAQLLGYEADTAGRIMTPELIYLKENFTVTQAIERIRSLANVSEIIYYLYVTDTARRLTGIVSLRELVVSQPEQTMGEIMTREVVFVHTDTDQEEVARLIQRYDFLAVPVVDKEQRLVGIVTVDDVIDILQRETTEDIYALGGGVQSDGDNYFQMTLLQVARKRVVWLFVLLITNTVTGTIIKSQEDILQQVVILTAFIPLLTGTGGNVGAQSSTVVIRGMSTDEIRSLKIWQVIGREAIAGAFLGIMLGTIATIWAYFLQGRPEVAFIVGISLVAISIIASVAGSALPFLFRAFRLDPALMSAPFITTAVDVLGVVIYFNLARVILRL; encoded by the coding sequence TTGACAGAAACAAATAATTTAAACTTTACCACCCAAAATGTGACGCGTAGCGAATTGCGGGATTTAGTGCGAAATCAGCTACAAATTCTTTTAGAATCGGGGAACTTGCAACAAGCCAAATCTATTCTCCAACCTGTGCAACCTGCCGATATTGCTGAGGCTATTGAAGGGTTACCAGAAGCAATGCACGCTTTGGTTTTTCGCTTGCTTCCTAAAACTGAGGCTATCGAGGTTTATGAATATCTTGATTACAGTGTTCAAGAACATTTAATTGAAGAACTTAAAAGCCAGGATGTCCGTGACATTGTAGATAAAATGTCTCCAGATGACCGGGCTAGATTATTTGACGAATTACCAGCGAAAGTTGTCAATCGTTTGCTAGAACAACTGAGTCCAGCCGAACGCCAAGCTACAGCCCAACTTTTGGGTTATGAGGCGGATACAGCCGGGCGTATCATGACACCGGAGTTAATTTATCTCAAAGAAAATTTCACGGTAACTCAGGCTATAGAGCGAATTCGCAGCCTCGCTAATGTGAGTGAGATAATTTACTACCTTTACGTTACTGATACTGCTAGGCGTTTGACGGGAATTGTCTCCTTAAGAGAGTTGGTAGTATCTCAACCTGAACAAACCATGGGCGAAATTATGACCCGTGAAGTGGTGTTTGTTCACACAGATACAGACCAAGAAGAAGTAGCTCGATTAATTCAAAGATATGATTTTTTAGCTGTTCCTGTGGTGGATAAAGAACAGCGTCTAGTGGGTATCGTCACCGTTGATGATGTGATTGATATTCTGCAACGGGAAACCACTGAGGATATCTACGCCTTGGGCGGTGGTGTGCAGTCTGATGGTGACAACTATTTTCAAATGACTTTACTGCAAGTTGCCCGGAAACGGGTAGTGTGGTTATTTGTCTTACTGATAACTAATACAGTTACGGGTACAATTATTAAGTCTCAAGAAGATATCTTACAACAAGTGGTAATCCTGACAGCGTTTATTCCTTTGCTGACAGGTACTGGTGGTAATGTGGGCGCTCAGTCTTCTACAGTGGTAATTCGCGGGATGAGTACCGATGAAATCAGATCCCTGAAGATATGGCAAGTAATTGGCAGGGAAGCGATCGCAGGGGCATTTTTAGGAATAATGTTAGGTACAATCGCCACAATCTGGGCTTATTTTCTCCAAGGTCGCCCAGAGGTAGCATTCATTGTCGGTATCAGTCTGGTAGCTATTTCGATTATTGCTTCTGTCGCAGGTTCAGCACTGCCATTTTTATTCCGCGCCTTCCGCTTAGACCCAGCCTTGATGTCAGCACCCTTTATTACTACAGCCGTTGATGTTCTGGGTGTTGTGATTTACTTTAATTTGGCACGAGTGATTTTAAGGTTATAA
- the smc gene encoding chromosome segregation protein SMC: protein MVHVKRVELTNFKSFGGTTSVPLLPGFTVISGPNGSGKSNILDALLFCLGLSSSKGMRADRLPDLVNNNQTSRGRASIEASVTVTFDLSGEDVSRRGAEAQREEDEDVSRRGAEAQSEEENEEIPHSPLPTPHSPLEWSVTRRLRVTHHGSYTSNYYMNGVACTLTELHEELNNLRIYPEGYNVVLQGDVTSIISMNAKERREIIDELAGVSAYDRKIIQAKKTLDEVKDKEDSCRIIETELTTQRDRLSQDRAKAEKYQKLRAEFLAKQSWEAVLSWRSLKGQQEKLIGEIQTGDRTSTELNSQLTALNSQISQKSAELEELNARVKALGEEELLAVQSTLATQEAERKQLQRRQAELNTAIQETVKRLAQTQQEVAQYQRSLTEFDQTQVVEQQSILSCQQQRDEAQQALDASRAAAAEIATASEAWVQQQTAFNRQIEALLQTLEPQRTEQAQLRERHHQLQQLITEQTQLIATLEPELAAKETECNRVETEFNASSEPIQNLAENLSATEQELQIQQETQKRLLQEQREKQRQLDKIEAQAQAQQEVQGTQASKVILQSGLPGLCGLVVQLGKVDSRYQLALEIAAGGRLGHIVVEDDSVAAAGIELLKQKRGGRATFLPLNKVKASKFTQDATLRYANGFVDYAVNLVECDRRYQDVFSYVFGNTVVFTNIQQARPNIGLYRIVTLDGELLETSGAMTGGSSNQRSTLKFGKGESAESQEVVALKSRLADIERIIERCTEAIATLAARTKELTQALTEARQGRREQQLQLSQLQKDIQGLTAQLEGTRSQLTQNNEKITVAQSRLSVLDRELPGQESELQQLRQALAELEDSQTPSEWQEIQVTIKSQEQQLQQREGELRDAQQRLKNLEIQQQRSQEKIQEAETKIKQYHEQQTSQQNQVNSLNTQHSELNTQISEIQANLSQMEQNLGAEKQKRDATEQEVRSQLLKQQQLQWEIQKLQETQTKRREDLTALQNQLRETGAELPNPLPEVPDKVDLEELQKELRSLAKRLQAMEPVNMLALEEYERTNNRLQELTEKLQTLEGERTELLLRIENFTTLRQRAFKEAFDAVNENFQSIFAILSDGDGYLQLENPEDIFNSGLNLVAHPKGKPVQRLASMSGGEKSLTALSFIFALQRYRPSPFYAFDEVDMFLDGANVERLARMIKQEAQQAQFIVVSLRRPMIESAERTIGVTQARGAYTQVLGIKLKSSHTSA from the coding sequence ATGGTACACGTTAAGCGCGTGGAACTTACCAACTTCAAATCCTTCGGTGGTACTACCTCAGTCCCTCTCCTACCGGGGTTTACTGTCATTTCTGGGCCGAATGGTTCGGGTAAATCTAATATTCTCGATGCTTTGCTGTTTTGCTTGGGACTTTCTAGTTCTAAGGGAATGCGGGCGGATAGATTACCGGATTTGGTTAATAATAATCAAACTTCTAGGGGACGGGCTTCGATTGAGGCTAGCGTGACGGTGACTTTTGATTTGTCGGGGGAGGATGTGTCACGCAGAGGCGCAGAGGCGCAGAGGGAGGAGGATGAGGATGTCTCACGCAGAGGCGCAGAGGCGCAGAGTGAGGAAGAAAATGAGGAAATTCCCCACTCCCCACTCCCTACTCCCCACTCCCCTCTTGAATGGAGTGTGACTCGGCGGTTGCGGGTGACTCATCATGGGAGTTATACGTCGAATTATTATATGAATGGTGTGGCTTGTACTCTGACGGAGTTACATGAGGAGTTGAATAATCTCCGAATTTATCCAGAGGGGTATAATGTTGTGCTTCAAGGGGATGTTACTAGCATTATCTCGATGAATGCTAAGGAACGTCGGGAAATTATTGATGAGTTGGCTGGGGTTTCGGCTTACGATCGCAAGATTATCCAAGCTAAGAAAACTCTGGATGAGGTGAAGGATAAGGAAGATAGTTGTCGGATTATTGAGACGGAATTAACTACTCAGCGCGATCGCTTGTCTCAGGATCGGGCGAAGGCGGAAAAGTATCAAAAACTGCGGGCGGAATTTTTGGCTAAACAGTCTTGGGAGGCGGTTCTTTCTTGGCGATCGCTTAAAGGACAACAAGAAAAGTTAATTGGCGAAATTCAAACAGGCGATCGCACTTCTACTGAACTCAATTCTCAACTCACAGCCCTGAATTCCCAAATTTCTCAGAAATCCGCCGAATTGGAAGAACTCAATGCCCGTGTCAAGGCTTTGGGTGAAGAGGAACTTTTGGCTGTACAATCAACTCTGGCGACTCAAGAGGCGGAACGGAAACAACTCCAACGCCGACAAGCTGAGTTAAATACGGCTATTCAGGAAACTGTGAAGCGGTTGGCGCAAACTCAGCAGGAAGTTGCACAATACCAGCGTTCTTTAACGGAATTTGACCAAACTCAGGTTGTCGAACAGCAATCTATTCTCTCCTGTCAGCAACAACGGGATGAAGCACAACAAGCTTTAGATGCTTCTCGCGCCGCAGCAGCAGAAATCGCCACCGCTTCGGAAGCTTGGGTACAGCAACAAACGGCTTTCAATCGTCAAATTGAAGCTTTACTGCAAACTCTGGAACCCCAGCGTACAGAACAAGCACAACTCAGGGAACGCCATCATCAGTTACAGCAATTAATTACCGAACAAACTCAGCTAATTGCGACTTTAGAACCGGAATTAGCCGCGAAGGAAACTGAATGTAATCGGGTGGAAACGGAGTTTAACGCTTCTAGTGAACCCATCCAAAATTTAGCCGAAAATCTCTCAGCGACAGAACAAGAATTACAAATCCAACAGGAAACCCAAAAGCGACTTCTCCAAGAACAACGGGAAAAACAACGCCAGTTGGATAAAATCGAGGCGCAAGCCCAAGCCCAACAGGAAGTACAGGGAACTCAAGCAAGTAAAGTTATATTACAATCGGGATTGCCGGGGCTTTGCGGTTTAGTTGTCCAGTTAGGGAAGGTGGACTCGCGCTATCAGTTAGCTTTGGAAATCGCTGCTGGTGGGCGTTTGGGGCATATTGTGGTGGAAGATGACAGTGTAGCCGCAGCCGGGATTGAGTTACTGAAACAAAAACGCGGTGGTAGGGCGACTTTTTTACCTTTAAATAAGGTCAAAGCTAGTAAGTTTACGCAGGATGCTACGTTGCGTTATGCGAATGGTTTTGTTGACTATGCGGTGAATTTAGTGGAGTGCGATCGCCGTTATCAAGATGTCTTTAGTTATGTGTTCGGTAATACCGTAGTTTTTACAAATATTCAACAGGCGCGCCCCAATATCGGACTGTATCGCATTGTCACCTTAGATGGGGAATTGTTAGAAACAAGCGGCGCGATGACTGGGGGAAGTAGTAATCAGCGTTCAACCTTAAAATTTGGGAAAGGGGAATCGGCGGAATCTCAGGAAGTTGTGGCTTTAAAGAGTCGCTTGGCAGATATTGAACGGATTATAGAACGTTGTACCGAGGCGATCGCTACTTTAGCCGCCAGAACCAAAGAACTTACCCAAGCCCTCACAGAAGCCAGACAGGGGCGACGAGAACAGCAGTTACAGTTGTCACAGTTGCAAAAGGATATTCAGGGTTTAACGGCGCAATTAGAGGGGACGCGATCGCAACTTACCCAAAACAACGAAAAAATCACCGTCGCCCAATCCCGGTTATCAGTTTTGGATCGGGAATTACCAGGACAAGAAAGTGAACTGCAACAATTGCGACAAGCTTTAGCTGAGTTAGAAGATTCCCAAACCCCTAGTGAATGGCAAGAAATCCAAGTAACCATTAAAAGTCAAGAGCAACAATTACAACAACGAGAGGGAGAATTAAGGGATGCCCAGCAAAGATTAAAAAATTTGGAAATTCAGCAACAGCGATCGCAAGAGAAAATTCAAGAAGCTGAAACCAAAATTAAGCAATATCATGAACAGCAAACCAGCCAACAAAATCAAGTAAATTCTCTGAATACTCAGCATTCTGAACTCAACACTCAAATCAGCGAAATCCAGGCGAATTTGAGTCAAATGGAGCAGAATCTGGGGGCAGAGAAACAAAAACGCGACGCAACAGAACAGGAAGTGCGATCGCAACTTCTCAAACAACAACAACTGCAATGGGAAATCCAAAAACTCCAAGAAACCCAAACAAAGCGGCGAGAAGACTTGACAGCCTTGCAAAACCAACTGCGAGAAACTGGCGCAGAATTACCCAATCCTTTGCCAGAAGTACCCGATAAAGTCGATTTAGAAGAACTGCAAAAAGAACTGCGAAGCCTAGCCAAACGCTTACAGGCGATGGAACCCGTGAATATGTTGGCTTTGGAAGAATACGAACGCACCAACAACCGTCTTCAGGAACTAACGGAAAAATTGCAAACCTTAGAAGGGGAACGCACCGAATTACTTTTACGCATTGAAAACTTTACCACATTGCGGCAACGAGCTTTTAAAGAAGCCTTCGATGCTGTCAACGAAAACTTTCAATCGATTTTCGCCATTCTTTCCGACGGTGACGGCTATTTACAACTAGAAAATCCTGAAGATATCTTTAACAGTGGATTAAATTTAGTCGCCCACCCCAAAGGTAAACCAGTACAGCGTTTAGCTTCCATGTCCGGGGGTGAAAAATCCCTCACAGCCTTGAGTTTCATCTTCGCCTTGCAACGCTATCGCCCCTCGCCCTTCTATGCCTTTGACGAAGTAGATATGTTTTTAGATGGGGCAAACGTCGAGCGATTAGCTAGAATGATTAAACAAGAAGCCCAACAAGCACAATTTATAGTTGTGAGTTTGCGTCGTCCGATGATAGAATCAGCCGAGCGCACAATTGGCGTTACTCAAGCCAGAGGAGCTTATACTCAAGTTTTGGGTATTAAATTAAAATCATCCCATACATCTGCTTGA